The sequence ATGTAGACATAGAACCATCAAAATTGTCCGTTAATTCTTTGATCTTTGACAACATTTCTTGGTACTCCAAGTCACATTCACGCATCTGCGTTACATGCCGCTGTACGTCTAAAGGCAAGTTTTGTGTACAGTCAATATAATCATTGTAATATTCCAAAGCTCTATTCGTTCGATTCGtcattttatcgaaaaatattcAACCCAAGCACAgattttacacaatatattcaCTATCTggatagttttataaaaaaacagaaaataatgatttaaatcaaACTTACTTCTCAAGAACCATAATGTCGAGCAGTTAGTCGTATCTTCGTAAACTGtgaataaattcaaaatcaCACACGTACTGCGACTTAATAATGGCAATAGTATTGTTTGACAGATTATTTTCAACGGTcacctaataatattaaccaTTAGATGCGAGTGGGACACTAATCACTGACGAATAAATACTAACTATTAAGTAGttacaaaacaataaacaatgacatattatgttaactacAGTCTACAAGTCACAACAGTCACAACAATTAGTACAACATGGCTGGCtattggtttttactttttaccttatgatatcaaaaaaaaacaaaaatacaatacataaggCATGAGTGCATCATGTAGAGAAGATATTATATTCGTGATTACAAGCAGTAGGTTGCTGATAGTTTGCTGGTGATCAGCAGCTGCCGTGGTCCCGTAACGAGTTATCTTTTGCTGTTGGTACTCTGTAATTGTGTCGTAGTAATGATGGTCAGCTCACAGCTGGAGACGTGTGTATAAGCACGGATATATACTAGACAAGCGAATAGAAGCGACACTCTGCGACACtcaataatataactacatcATGAAAAAGGTTGGCAACGCTGGCTCGACATATGAGATTAGAGTCGAAAATCCGACGTTCTTATTTTTCTCTATTGCCATCaattgtgaaattaaaaatgtttttaaagttattagttaagtttcaaattcaaacattttagtaCTTACTCATGAATGAAAATGGTgtttagaattcttcaatatttCATGAACCACCAGAAATTGGTTGATAAATTAGCGGAATCTAATTTTATGAGAAGTATTGCACGGTTCGTTGTTCATAAGGCAATTCGTGCGAAATCATTGACAGAAGATATGAAGTCTGAACAATTAgaaaaaactctgaaaaacatCGCCGAAAAGCTAAAGGACACCAAGAATAAGCTTGACGGTAAACAGTGAATGCGCTCATTGTAGATTATTGAATTCctacttacctattatatttagttgTACAATGAAAGACCATTCGATAATATTTTTGGGGTCGGAGCCTACAAAAGAAAAGGATTTCGTAACGCGCGCCCTATCTTATTTCACAATGCCCGCAGATGATCTGCCGAAAAGGATATTGCTATCGTTTACACCGCCACTACACTCTAGATTTGTGTATGTGGACTTCTTGGGACCGTGTTTGGCGTTCATACTTTTGGCCACAATACTCGGCTATGGACATGCATACAAAACACCATCAGCCATTTATCACAGATCGCCCACCGAAGTCTTGGCCATATATTGTCTATCGATGCCAGCAATTTGTTATGTATTAACCCGTTTAGGGAAGTCTAGTATATCTTTTTTGCAAATATTGTCGTTATTAGGGTACGGTCTTTATGGTTATGTATTTACGcttgttattagttttatatcagATGAAacgaataatgtaatattttatttgtcctTGATACTGTTTACCGGCACTAGTGTTTTTAGAACATgtcttattatattgttaactattaaattacctGCAATCAGGCTGTTAGTTTGCAGTATAATTGCTATTTTACAAACACTGTTTGTggtgtttttgtattttacatttgttcATTCAAGCTTTGCGTTTCGCAAACACTAGATATCTCAAGCTGTACATAGCTAATTGTTAATTAGGcctaaatattgaataaattaatgtgCACATTTAaagtcattttattttgttttttatcataaatataagaaaaaatattgttatgaatgCAATTAATCTCccaagtattaaaaatgttttcattacattattaacagTGTCAAAATAATTCTTCAATGTTGTAGCACCATTAACACAAATTATCTTTTGCATTTTCTTTGATATACATAAGTAAAAGTAATCATCATGCATAGACtttgaaaatattgtgattTGAGATACATGTTTGTttgttataataacacaattgtGAGatctgtaattttaatttaaatgttaaaaatgtattgcttctaaaaaaaattgttttataatatgctatcaattattacaattattagtaGAATGGAAACTTAGGTACATACAGTATACACTTACAAAGgttcatatttgtatattaagtaattaagttCCTATGTAACaagataaatttgttttcaaattaaatgtaaaggtaaagtctatataataataaataataaatctttccAGAAGTGAGTCAGAATTAAAACGATAGTACCTACTAActatctatattaaatacaattttttttaaacttattaaatatacacattgtATAAAATAGCTGTTACAAAAGCAAACTAGTgtcaatactttttaatatattatggattttATTTCAGAATGGTTAATGTCCCTGgtactataaataatagattaatagtagatttaatttatatttacatattacagtCAATTTGATGTAAACCCAGCTGATTAGACTTTAACCACACAATGTCTAAATCTTCATTCAAAAGTTCATCAATGAAAATACAGTTTAATTCAACAACATCATTTTCAATTGTCATTGTTACTTCATTATACGACATatctgattaaaatattattttacaattgaaGTATAGtagaaatatagaaaatagaatgtattataatgaaacatacaaattctataaatatacctGATAAGTTCCGTGACAAGgcattgtattcatttttggaACTAATTATAAAGTCACTAggatttaaaatatcatcattCACTTTTAAATATCCAATGATTCCTTGGAGTTGTGTCGAATTTTGATtttcctaaataaatattaaattacagaaatataaattattaacatagtaatatatagttaactaattgatatattgtaggtataaggTACAATTATTATGCATGGTGTGTTTTTGGATATGCCACCAACTCTGAAACTTCGCTGAAAAATTTGGCATCTCAGCCATCAATTCGtaggtaatattgtattaatgtatattatacatacagagTGTAAAGtgtaacaggactatttaactaatatagtaacatttgtaatggaagttGTCAAATAGTCTTGATAAACCTTATATATAAGcagttagaatatattataaataactagtactaaataaaaaataactattaactacaaCTAGACATTTATCATTGATCtctattctatttataattaatcctAGTAAACATAGCACGTATAATctatgtgtataataacattaataagcCATAAGGATAACTTTTATGGATATTGTATACATACGtagttattattcatataataatggtataataataataggttgaTTTTACGTTGACGATAGGTATAAACTTATTTGTACGTTTTTTCTACGTGGATTGTGGAAGATACGTCGAttattaattcgtcaaaattacgTCGTTGTTTAGCCATTTAGGTAAGAATACACATATTTTGCGTTCACACTTTCACGTACCTACGTATATTCTATATTCATATTCGTATATTTTTCGTTACCTATACAACTACGATACAAAGTTTATTCAACTTGGATGATAtgttgattattaatttgtcaAACTTAAGATGTTAAGTTGACGTAATTAGATACGTCGATATGACAATGTTAtggatatacatataatgaaatacaaatattctaatattctatgATTATGGTAATTGGTAAGTAAActcattatttaatacttatataagttTACGAATTCGGATCAGACCACACTGCGTTACATTTTCGCTGAATGCGCTTGAAAAACTGTgtctgtataatactattacgatataagatataatattatatttataattgtaaattgcaatttacataaataataatatataacattctgCAGAATCATGATACAATTTATGTGAACATAATTATCATAACtatgatatataggtatatcattagAATCCCATATTACTCTATTCGACTATTCCTATAGTCATGGACGTAGGTAGGAAATATTTTCGGAGAGGGTTTTTGTCTAAatctgtattaatattataaaattatgaataatttatttgtatgtattaaataatacaattgttttatttaatttcgggggtgtttgaacacccaaaCCCCTACACCCATGTCTAGTACTAGGTAAAtattagtttgtatttttaactattatgaaaatattggaCTAGGTTTATCTTCTCCCCACAAAAATTGTTCCGCCATTGACttgtttctattatatttaattttaatttttactgacCTGAAAGTTACCAATATACAAATGATTTTCGCACAGTTCAATAAGCACGTCGTCGGGCATTATCAATGAACGCTTTTTGTCATTTACACTCAAACACCAACTATTATCATGTTGTTCGATTTCCAGGTGAATCCATGAcgaatcaatatattcatactTTATTGACACTTCGTTAAAGTATTCATCTAATTTTATCTTAAGTTTGATTACGTCGTTATTAATTTCTACTGACATGTAGTCCGTCGTAGTGCTTCGAATTGAAATCAAATTTCCGtgggttaaaattttaaatctcaaGTACAATTCCaactgaaatataatacaatattatgtacaatatgctAAATAGCTAAACACTTGATGacagaacattttatttttttttgcaaacctTCCAATTATTACTCGGCTGCGGGCAAGGGATCTTAATCGTGTTTAATAAATTTGAGTACAATTGCTCTTCTGATAGTTCGAAGACTGTATTAAAAGTCGTATAAGGTAAATACATGGTATCTGAAAACTAAATTTGGAGACGTATTACGTTTAATAGTATACCCAACGTGGCCAATGTCCAGGACATATAGAGCCTATAGAGAAATGTGTTGAGGTGATAAATTTATGTACTTTGTCGTTTATGGATAATGCATAAGGAATAAAGTTTACATCAAACTTTTTTATGTAACCTTCGAAATCTTCTCCGATGATCGTCACTTGATCCAGATTCACAgtaaaaatcatacattttacaaattttgaagTTTGGtggttatttaattgtagtactACTCTGTTTTCGGTGATTGAAAAGGAAACTTCATTCCATCCAAACTATAGGTAAAAATTAcacttaaacaatttaattcatttatcacgcatcatatttattatagtttatattataaataattatgattataaaagcAGTATGACAGATGAATGGTCGATAGAGATTTGCACTGAAGCATGTGAACGTggccaattataatttaacacatatattattataatttcgcaGGTTCTtcatatagaattatattgGTTTAATTTTTCTCACGTTTACTGTGGAAGGACTTTGTAATGTAATATTGCATCCCTCTAAGTTGAccgttaaaattaaatgaaaatcgaTCAAATTCAATTGAATACTATTGCAATAACCATCACAATCGTCGTTGTCAAACCGTCGAAGTATGGTACCGGACATGTCGAAAGGATAAAACTGTACAACGACGTGTAGCAGAGTCATACTTATTTCCATAGCAGCGTATTTAATGTAAGACTGTTTATCAAATGTGGCCACCATAATTGGGGGTCCtatcgtttaaaatgtataactttatataagtataggtatagaaGTAAGAAGTTAtagactatataattattaataattataaataacagttaacacgaaacatatattaaaaaaat is a genomic window of Rhopalosiphum padi isolate XX-2018 chromosome 4, ASM2088224v1, whole genome shotgun sequence containing:
- the LOC132929005 gene encoding protein YIPF3-like, which codes for MKDHSIIFLGSEPTKEKDFVTRALSYFTMPADDLPKRILLSFTPPLHSRFVYVDFLGPCLAFILLATILGYGHAYKTPSAIYHRSPTEVLAIYCLSMPAICYVLTRLGKSSISFLQILSLLGYGLYGYVFTLVISFISDETNNVIFYLSLILFTGTSVFRTCLIILLTIKLPAIRLLVCSIIAILQTLFVVFLYFTFVHSSFAFRKH
- the LOC132928822 gene encoding uncharacterized protein LOC132928822, translating into MFWTSICVILMIAYVIDRKPHVQAKEYTKYNLTNSDPNWNKWTDCKGSCGETGYMSRYHSTTSNDVLCEFNHEWKTCHVLGCTIKNYTKAIEGNELRTRELNYILQRARNTNQIVLDTCFSGYCNYYALKNAFTSNTDRLWNALLCVIYNLGCPVKGGWSKWSSWSKCTATCGSGMQYRLRCCDHPNPSRTSLNCSGNYIEFKNCFGKSCTAKTNGTWCKWMKWSECSVQKGNGIIIRKRFCRSFNNNNNSFYMSCSGPHTEIGQCYAPGVDGGWSEWQKWSPCSTTCDGGIRYRLRSCSRPEPEDSGRHCVGETVQTNICYVEPCKGPPIMVATFDKQSYIKYAAMEISMTLLHVVVQFYPFDMSGTILRRFDNDDCDGYCNSIQLNLIDFHLILTVNLEGCNITLQSPSTVNFGWNEVSFSITENRVVLQLNNHQTSKFVKCMIFTVNLDQVTIIGEDFEGYIKKFDVNFIPYALSINDKFSDTMYLPYTTFNTVFELSEEQLYSNLLNTIKIPCPQPSNNWKLELYLRFKILTHGNLISIRSTTTDYMSVEINNDVIKLKIKLDEYFNEVSIKYEYIDSSWIHLEIEQHDNSWCLSVNDKKRSLIMPDDVLIELCENHLYIGNFQENQNSTQLQGIIGYLKVNDDILNPSDFIISSKNEYNALSRNLSDMSYNEVTMTIENDVVELNCIFIDELLNEDLDIVWLKSNQLGLHQIDCNISHNCVIITNKHVSQITIFSKSMHDDYFYLCISKKMQKIICVNGATTLKNYFDTVNNVMKTFLILGRLIAFITIFFLIFMIKNKIK